One segment of Mycolicibacterium sp. YH-1 DNA contains the following:
- a CDS encoding Stf0 family sulfotransferase: MSAPPAYLVLASQRSGSTLLVESLRATGVAGEPGEFFQYLPKTSQSPQPREWFTGVEDQSILRLLDPLDEGKPDLAPPEIWRDYIRTVGRTPNGVWGGKLMWNQTPLLLQRAEGLPDRSGTGLLSAIRDVVGADPVLVHVYRPDVVSQAVSFWRAVQTRVWRGRPDPVRDARAEYHAGAIAHVITMLQAQEVGWRNWFAEENVEPIEVPYPVLWRNLTEIVGTVLEALGLDPRLAPEPVLERQADGRSDEWVDRYRVDAQREGLPL; encoded by the coding sequence ATGTCGGCTCCGCCTGCGTATCTGGTGCTCGCCTCACAGCGCAGTGGCAGCACACTGCTCGTCGAGTCGCTCCGCGCGACCGGCGTCGCCGGTGAGCCCGGCGAGTTCTTCCAATACCTACCGAAGACCAGCCAGTCACCGCAGCCACGCGAGTGGTTCACCGGCGTCGAGGATCAGTCGATCCTGCGCCTGCTCGACCCGTTGGACGAGGGAAAGCCCGACCTCGCGCCACCCGAGATCTGGCGTGACTACATCCGCACTGTGGGCCGCACCCCGAACGGCGTATGGGGCGGCAAGCTGATGTGGAATCAGACGCCGCTGCTGCTGCAGCGCGCCGAGGGTCTTCCAGACCGCTCAGGCACCGGTCTGCTGTCAGCGATCCGCGACGTCGTCGGGGCCGATCCCGTGCTGGTGCACGTATACCGGCCCGACGTGGTCTCCCAAGCGGTCTCGTTCTGGCGCGCGGTGCAAACCCGGGTGTGGCGAGGGCGGCCAGACCCAGTCCGCGATGCGCGTGCCGAGTACCACGCCGGCGCCATTGCACACGTCATCACGATGCTGCAGGCGCAGGAAGTGGGCTGGCGTAACTGGTTTGCCGAGGAGAACGTCGAGCCGATTGAGGTGCCCTACCCAGTGTTATGGCGCAACCTCACCGAGATCGTCGGCACCGTTCTCGAAGCGCTCGGCCTCGACCCCCGACTGGCACCGGAACCGGTGCTCGAACGCCAGGCCGACGGCCGCTCCGACGAATGGGTGGACCGCTACCGCGTCGACGCGCAACGAGAGGGACTACCGCTGTGA
- the cysD gene encoding sulfate adenylyltransferase subunit CysD, which yields MGGPLPRRRATRGTTAVTTVSDETTHVDELRLLEAEAVHIIREVVAELARPVLLFSAGKDSIVLLRLAEKAFRPFPLPFPVLHIDTGHNFDEVIEFRDRRLGEHGHRLIVGSVQESIDAGRVPDPGPDASRNRQQTRTLLDALEAGGFDAAFGGARRDEERARAKERILSFRDEFGQWDPRAQRPEPWSLYNGRIRKGEQVRVFPLSNWTELDVWRYIELENLELPSIYFAHEREVLERDGILLAVSEYVAPRDGETSAVEWVRYRTVGDLTITGAVRSHATAIAGVIEEISAATVSERGETRADDRTSVAAMEDRKREGYF from the coding sequence ATGGGTGGACCGCTACCGCGTCGACGCGCAACGAGAGGGACTACCGCTGTGACGACCGTGTCCGACGAGACCACGCACGTCGACGAGCTGCGCCTGCTGGAGGCGGAGGCAGTCCACATCATCCGCGAGGTCGTGGCAGAGTTGGCGCGCCCGGTGCTGCTGTTCTCCGCAGGCAAGGACTCGATAGTCCTGCTTCGCCTGGCGGAGAAGGCCTTTCGGCCCTTCCCCCTGCCCTTTCCCGTCCTTCACATCGACACCGGCCACAACTTTGACGAGGTCATCGAGTTTCGCGACCGCAGGCTCGGAGAACACGGACACCGGCTGATCGTCGGGTCTGTGCAGGAGTCGATCGACGCGGGCCGGGTCCCCGACCCCGGTCCTGACGCATCCCGCAACCGGCAGCAGACCCGCACCCTGCTGGATGCGCTGGAGGCAGGCGGGTTCGACGCGGCATTCGGCGGCGCCCGCCGCGACGAGGAGCGCGCCCGCGCCAAGGAACGCATTCTGAGCTTCCGCGACGAGTTCGGCCAATGGGATCCGCGCGCACAGCGGCCGGAACCGTGGTCGCTCTACAACGGGCGGATCCGCAAGGGCGAGCAGGTCCGAGTGTTCCCTCTGTCCAACTGGACCGAGCTGGACGTGTGGCGCTACATCGAACTGGAGAACCTCGAACTGCCGTCGATCTACTTCGCCCACGAGCGCGAGGTGCTCGAGCGTGACGGCATCCTGCTGGCGGTTTCGGAGTACGTCGCACCGCGGGACGGCGAGACGTCCGCCGTCGAGTGGGTCCGCTACCGCACTGTCGGTGACCTCACGATCACCGGCGCCGTCAGGTCCCACGCCACGGCTATCGCCGGTGTGATCGAGGAGATCTCGGCGGCAACGGTGTCCGAGCGTGGCGAGACCCGAGCCGACGACCGGACTTCAGTTGCGGCGATGGAGGACCGCAAGCGGGAGGGCTACTTCTGA
- the cysC gene encoding adenylyl-sulfate kinase, giving the protein MPPTRQLLRMATAGSVDDGKSTLIGRLMHDTDSLPLDHLDAVTDEAGVADLAALSDGLRAEREQGITIDVAYRFFSTEHRSYILADTPGHERYTRNMFTGASNAHVAVLLVDARSGVLRQTRRHARIAKLLGIQHFVAAVNKIDLVEFDAGRFSEVEVELAQMAARLGGAELSVIPIAAKLGDNVVHRSDNTPWYTGPTLLEYLEGIELSAPQPETAKLRFPIQWVSRPGTDQRRRYTGRLASGTLSVGDSVVSLPAGTRSTVTAVDTLDDSRTTAVAPLSISIELADDIDVGRGDVLVSGTDNATLPVLAREIDATVCWFAETPLRAGDRIALKQTSKTVRATVQALHTRLDPETLDELDNPVELSLNDIGTITLRTSSVVVADPYTDNRDSGAFILIDETSNDTIGAGTIVQPREVKPGAQTRNDIRWHPSSLDRDYRWTSTGQRGATIWFTGLPASGKSTVAVAVERALVEAGEVAYLLDGDNIRHGLSDDLGFSAGDRAENIRRVGHLTRLFADAGVVALASLVSPLKSDREIARALNDAAKLPFIEVHISTSVAECEKRDPKGLYARARAGELKGLTGIDGPYEAPESPDLVLDTTGADIDDLVAQVLKVLEARRGSA; this is encoded by the coding sequence ATGCCACCGACGAGGCAGTTACTCAGGATGGCCACCGCGGGGTCGGTGGACGACGGCAAGAGCACCCTGATCGGCCGGCTGATGCACGATACCGACAGCCTGCCTCTCGACCATCTCGATGCCGTCACTGACGAGGCCGGTGTCGCCGACCTGGCCGCGCTCTCCGACGGATTGCGCGCCGAGCGTGAACAGGGCATCACCATCGACGTCGCGTACCGGTTCTTCTCGACCGAGCATCGCAGCTACATCCTGGCCGACACCCCCGGCCACGAGCGGTACACGCGCAACATGTTCACCGGAGCCTCCAACGCACACGTCGCGGTGCTGCTAGTGGATGCCCGGTCCGGCGTGCTTCGTCAGACCCGCCGACACGCGCGCATCGCCAAACTCCTTGGCATCCAACACTTTGTGGCTGCCGTCAACAAGATCGACCTCGTCGAGTTCGACGCGGGCAGGTTCAGCGAGGTCGAGGTTGAGCTCGCCCAGATGGCCGCCCGCCTCGGCGGCGCGGAACTGTCGGTCATCCCCATCGCCGCCAAGCTCGGGGACAATGTGGTGCACCGCTCCGACAACACTCCCTGGTACACCGGACCGACACTGCTGGAGTATCTCGAGGGCATCGAACTGTCCGCGCCGCAGCCCGAAACGGCCAAGCTGCGCTTTCCCATCCAGTGGGTGTCCCGACCGGGCACAGACCAGCGCAGGCGCTACACCGGCCGGCTGGCGTCGGGAACCCTGAGTGTGGGCGACTCCGTGGTCTCTCTGCCCGCGGGTACCCGCTCCACCGTGACCGCCGTCGACACTCTCGATGACTCCCGCACGACAGCCGTTGCACCACTGTCCATCTCGATCGAACTGGCCGATGACATCGATGTGGGCCGCGGCGACGTGCTGGTAAGCGGCACCGACAACGCGACACTGCCGGTGCTAGCCCGCGAAATCGACGCGACCGTGTGCTGGTTCGCCGAGACCCCACTGCGCGCCGGTGATCGAATCGCACTGAAGCAGACCTCAAAGACGGTGCGCGCCACGGTGCAGGCCCTGCACACCCGGCTGGATCCCGAAACACTCGACGAGCTGGACAATCCAGTTGAGCTGTCGCTCAACGATATCGGCACGATCACGTTGCGCACCAGCTCCGTCGTGGTAGCCGACCCGTACACCGACAATCGTGACAGCGGCGCGTTCATCCTGATCGACGAGACATCCAACGACACCATCGGTGCGGGCACCATCGTGCAACCCCGCGAGGTAAAGCCGGGAGCCCAGACCCGCAATGACATTCGCTGGCACCCGTCGTCACTGGACCGTGACTACCGCTGGACGTCGACCGGCCAGCGCGGCGCCACCATCTGGTTCACTGGCCTTCCCGCATCGGGCAAGTCGACGGTGGCCGTCGCCGTGGAGCGCGCGCTGGTTGAGGCGGGAGAGGTCGCTTACCTGCTCGATGGTGACAACATCCGGCACGGACTGTCCGACGATCTCGGCTTCTCCGCCGGTGACCGCGCCGAGAACATCAGGCGGGTAGGACATCTAACGCGCTTGTTCGCCGACGCAGGCGTGGTCGCGCTGGCCTCACTGGTGTCGCCGCTGAAGTCGGACCGGGAGATCGCGCGCGCCCTCAACGACGCGGCGAAGCTGCCGTTCATCGAGGTACACATCTCGACGTCGGTGGCAGAGTGCGAGAAGCGCGATCCGAAGGGGCTCTACGCCCGGGCTCGGGCCGGCGAGCTGAAGGGGCTCACCGGCATCGACGGACCGTATGAGGCGCCCGAGAGTCCCGATCTGGTTCTCGACACCACAGGTGCCGATATCGATGACCTGGTGGCACAGGTGCTCAAGGTGCTGGAGGCCCGGCGTGGCAGCGCCTAG
- a CDS encoding trans-aconitate 2-methyltransferase: MWNPDVYLAFADDRGRPFFDLLARVGATNPRRVVDLGCGPGNLTLSLSKRWPDAAIEAVDSSPEMVAAARDRGLDAVVGDLETWSPQPDTDVVVSNAALQWVPGHTDLMVRWAGELAPGSWIAMQVPGNFNAPSHEAVKALARTEPFAEPLRDMPFRDEKVVNTPTGYADILTEAGCAVDAWETTYVHQLTGQTPVLDWIMGTALTQVRSRLPEDLWQQYLREITPMLAAAYPQRPDGTTFFPFRRVFVVARVGG, translated from the coding sequence GTGTGGAATCCCGACGTGTACCTGGCCTTCGCAGACGATCGTGGACGCCCGTTCTTCGACCTGCTGGCGCGGGTTGGAGCGACGAACCCGCGCCGCGTCGTCGACCTCGGGTGCGGGCCGGGCAACCTCACGCTCAGCCTGTCGAAGCGGTGGCCCGACGCCGCGATCGAGGCCGTCGACTCCTCACCGGAGATGGTGGCCGCTGCGCGTGATCGGGGCCTGGACGCCGTCGTCGGTGACCTCGAGACGTGGTCACCGCAACCCGACACCGACGTGGTCGTGTCGAACGCGGCGCTGCAGTGGGTACCCGGCCACACGGACCTGATGGTGCGGTGGGCGGGGGAGTTGGCGCCCGGGTCGTGGATCGCGATGCAGGTGCCGGGGAACTTCAATGCCCCCTCGCACGAGGCCGTCAAGGCGCTCGCGCGCACCGAACCGTTCGCCGAGCCCTTGCGGGACATGCCGTTCCGCGATGAGAAGGTGGTGAACACACCCACGGGCTACGCCGACATCCTGACCGAGGCGGGCTGCGCCGTCGATGCCTGGGAGACCACCTATGTCCATCAATTGACCGGCCAGACACCGGTTCTGGACTGGATCATGGGCACGGCGCTGACCCAGGTGCGGAGCCGGCTGCCCGAGGATCTGTGGCAGCAGTATCTGCGGGAGATCACCCCGATGCTGGCCGCGGCCTATCCGCAGCGTCCCGACGGCACCACGTTCTTCCCGTTCCGCCGTGTCTTCGTGGTCGCCCGGGTGGGCGGGTAG
- a CDS encoding amidohydrolase family protein translates to MEASDSVRSIWTSLGLPGIVDVHTHFMPKPVMDKVWKYFDDVGPLVGRPWPITYRTDEANRLATLRGFGVRSFTSLVYPHKPQMAAWLNQWATQFAADTPDCLSTATLFPEPGVSGYVTDAIDRGTRVFKVHVQVGQFDPSDPLLDDAWGVIADAGVPVVIHCGSGPAPGDHTGPGPILALLARHPRLRLIVAHMGMPEYTDFLDICDRYDGVHLDTTMAFTPFVEENMPFPADAYPRLRDLGDRILFGSDFPNIPYGYADALTAVTRLDHFDDDWRRGVLYDNGARLFDLDRQDSLPG, encoded by the coding sequence ATGGAAGCCTCAGACTCCGTACGTTCGATCTGGACATCGCTCGGGTTGCCCGGCATCGTCGACGTCCACACCCACTTCATGCCGAAACCGGTGATGGACAAGGTGTGGAAGTACTTCGACGACGTGGGACCGCTGGTCGGGCGGCCCTGGCCGATCACCTACCGCACCGACGAGGCCAACCGCCTGGCCACGCTGCGCGGCTTCGGCGTGCGGTCCTTCACATCCCTGGTCTATCCGCACAAACCGCAGATGGCGGCCTGGCTGAATCAGTGGGCCACCCAGTTCGCGGCGGACACCCCGGACTGCCTTTCCACCGCCACGCTGTTCCCAGAACCCGGCGTGAGCGGTTACGTCACCGACGCGATCGACCGTGGCACCCGTGTGTTCAAGGTCCACGTCCAGGTCGGGCAGTTCGACCCCAGCGATCCCCTGTTGGACGACGCCTGGGGCGTGATTGCCGACGCCGGCGTCCCCGTCGTCATCCACTGCGGTTCGGGGCCGGCCCCCGGCGATCACACCGGGCCCGGGCCCATCCTGGCGTTGCTCGCGCGCCACCCGCGGCTGCGGCTGATCGTGGCGCACATGGGCATGCCCGAGTACACCGACTTCCTCGATATCTGCGACAGGTATGACGGCGTGCACCTCGACACCACCATGGCGTTCACCCCGTTCGTCGAGGAGAACATGCCCTTCCCCGCCGACGCATATCCACGGCTGCGCGACCTGGGCGATCGCATTCTGTTCGGTAGCGACTTCCCCAACATCCCGTACGGCTACGCCGACGCGCTCACCGCGGTGACCCGGCTGGACCATTTCGACGATGACTGGCGACGCGGCGTGCTGTACGACAACGGCGCCCGATTGTTCGACCTCGACCGCCAGGACAGTTTGCCGGGATAG
- the eccE gene encoding type VII secretion protein EccE, with protein MTARITLALLAIISAAMSYPFQTTFERWVLGVAVVVVLVVFAWWRGEFLTTMLGRRLAVWRRNHGRSARTPSDEVAMLLSVKAPAGVTAPLAAVAGYVERYGIRSAKVRLTNLDGAGTRRTWISVTLAATDNLAALQARSPQLPLYDTAEVVGRRLADHLRELGLDATIVDTANAPWTPKAKETWRGMRDEQGYLAAYAIPADAGLSERLVEVWSQDQGEIWTALEFTGTAANPRVVAVAAFRTAEAPSGPPVTGLKSQNGRHKPLLSALDPRSVDRLDIAAAPLRADALDQVTWPVGSDGSTVGAHARL; from the coding sequence ATGACGGCCCGAATCACCCTGGCACTGTTGGCCATCATCTCGGCCGCGATGTCCTACCCCTTCCAGACAACCTTCGAGCGCTGGGTACTCGGCGTCGCGGTTGTCGTCGTGCTCGTCGTGTTCGCCTGGTGGCGTGGAGAGTTCCTCACCACGATGCTCGGGCGGAGGCTGGCGGTGTGGCGCCGCAACCACGGCAGGTCCGCGCGGACGCCATCCGATGAGGTGGCGATGCTGCTGTCGGTCAAGGCGCCCGCGGGAGTCACGGCGCCGCTGGCGGCGGTCGCCGGCTACGTCGAGCGATACGGAATCCGCAGTGCCAAGGTCCGTCTCACCAACCTGGACGGCGCAGGCACGCGGCGCACCTGGATCAGCGTGACGCTGGCGGCCACCGACAACCTTGCCGCGCTGCAGGCGCGCTCACCGCAGCTGCCGCTGTATGACACCGCCGAGGTCGTCGGGCGGCGGCTGGCGGATCATCTCCGTGAACTCGGACTCGACGCGACGATCGTCGACACCGCCAATGCGCCGTGGACGCCGAAGGCCAAGGAGACGTGGCGCGGAATGCGCGACGAGCAGGGGTATCTGGCCGCCTACGCCATACCCGCCGACGCGGGACTGTCGGAGCGCCTGGTCGAGGTGTGGTCACAGGACCAGGGAGAGATCTGGACGGCCCTCGAGTTCACTGGCACCGCAGCGAATCCTCGCGTCGTCGCAGTGGCCGCGTTCCGCACCGCCGAAGCCCCCTCGGGCCCGCCGGTCACGGGACTGAAGTCTCAGAACGGCCGCCACAAGCCGCTTCTGAGCGCACTGGACCCGCGGTCGGTCGATCGCCTCGACATCGCCGCTGCCCCGTTGCGCGCCGATGCACTCGATCAGGTGACGTGGCCGGTCGGTTCGGACGGTTCGACGGTGGGCGCGCACGCGCGGTTGTAG
- the mycP gene encoding type VII secretion-associated serine protease mycosin yields MTRTRLRTGISALAVSVAVAVTSCPAAGAITPPTVPPDVAPPPGTAGPAAPMTQRGDCITAGVFPGTNPGAVNPNTSLLNLSGAWGYSRGEGQTVAVIDTGVRPGPRLPNVEAGGDYVESTDGLTDCDGHGTLVAGLIAGQPGEDGFSGVAPAARLISIRQTSARFAPRNPGEDPVAARAALDIATLARAVVRAADLGARVINISAVTCLPADKMVDQAELGAALRYASVDKDVVIVAAAGNNRTGLNAGSDCPSNPLSDLARPEDPRNWSSVTSVSIPSWWQPYVLSVGSLTPDGQPSAFTTAGPWVGVAAPGENVSSVSNADGGGLANALPNDQGQLFGISGSSYASAYVSGIAALVRSRFPELSAAEVVHRITASSHGAARSPSNLVGAGLVDPVAALTWDVAELGAAAQTPATPVAAPAEPSVTDTTPRTIAFIGTGVLMLVAVATAAYATQRRKDNTAEAADRREAR; encoded by the coding sequence GTGACTCGCACGCGACTGCGTACCGGCATCTCGGCGCTGGCGGTGTCTGTTGCCGTCGCGGTGACGAGTTGTCCTGCGGCAGGGGCCATCACGCCACCGACGGTTCCCCCCGACGTGGCGCCGCCACCAGGGACGGCGGGACCGGCTGCGCCGATGACGCAGCGCGGCGACTGCATCACCGCCGGCGTGTTCCCCGGTACGAACCCCGGTGCGGTGAACCCGAACACGTCGCTGCTGAACCTGAGCGGCGCCTGGGGTTACAGCCGCGGCGAGGGCCAGACGGTCGCGGTGATCGACACGGGCGTACGGCCCGGACCTCGGCTGCCCAACGTTGAGGCAGGCGGTGACTACGTCGAGAGCACCGACGGCCTCACCGACTGTGACGGCCACGGCACGCTGGTCGCGGGTCTCATCGCCGGCCAGCCGGGTGAGGATGGGTTCTCCGGTGTCGCACCCGCGGCCCGCCTCATCTCGATCCGCCAGACCTCGGCCCGGTTCGCCCCGCGCAATCCTGGCGAGGACCCAGTCGCAGCCCGGGCGGCGCTGGACATCGCAACGCTGGCCCGCGCCGTCGTGCGCGCGGCAGATCTGGGCGCCCGGGTCATCAACATCTCCGCCGTGACATGCCTGCCGGCCGACAAGATGGTCGACCAGGCGGAACTCGGTGCGGCGCTGCGCTATGCGTCGGTCGACAAGGACGTCGTCATCGTGGCCGCGGCGGGTAACAACCGCACCGGTCTGAACGCCGGGTCGGACTGCCCGTCCAACCCGCTGTCGGATCTCGCGCGCCCCGAAGACCCCCGCAACTGGTCGAGTGTGACGTCGGTGTCGATACCGTCGTGGTGGCAGCCGTACGTGCTGTCCGTCGGCTCGTTGACCCCCGACGGTCAACCGTCGGCGTTCACTACCGCGGGCCCGTGGGTTGGCGTCGCGGCGCCGGGCGAGAACGTCTCCTCGGTGAGCAACGCCGATGGTGGCGGACTGGCCAACGCGCTGCCCAACGATCAGGGCCAGCTGTTCGGCATCAGCGGAAGCAGTTACGCCTCGGCGTATGTCTCCGGGATCGCCGCGCTGGTCCGCAGCAGATTCCCCGAGCTCAGTGCTGCCGAGGTGGTCCATCGGATCACCGCGAGTTCACATGGTGCGGCCCGGTCACCGTCGAACCTGGTCGGCGCCGGTCTCGTGGATCCGGTGGCCGCTCTGACGTGGGACGTCGCCGAGTTGGGTGCCGCCGCACAGACACCAGCCACACCTGTGGCCGCGCCGGCAGAACCCAGCGTCACTGACACCACCCCCCGCACGATTGCGTTCATCGGCACCGGCGTCCTCATGCTGGTCGCCGTGGCCACCGCGGCCTATGCCACGCAACGTCGCAAGGACAACACGGCTGAGGCCGCAGATCGGAGGGAGGCCCGATGA
- the eccD gene encoding type VII secretion integral membrane protein EccD: MSDTITPGVTAPSGSSVMPIVRVAVLATGESGGRITDMALPTELPLREILPAVRRMAHQAEVNDDDSGTPVVLSLAPVGGASFSLDATLDTVGVVDGDLLALQPVPVGTPAPRIVEDIADAAVIFSAARERPWGAAHIERAAAIAVIGVILLATAVASVHRVVTGEYAGLFTVSGLAALTVLGALVTRSRSPRLATALSVSALVPVAAAFALAVPGEFGAAQILLAAAGVTAWSIISITIGERAIALFTAVVAVGGAAVLTAGAAAIWGLNSVAIAAILIVLALIVTVQAASLSALWARFPAPVLPAPGDPAPSAPSQRLLEDLPRRVRVSDSHQTGFIAAGVLLSVAGSLTLVVPQGVSPWAWYVLGAAALGTALRARVWDSAPCKAWLLSQPYLVTVGLVVVFLLDERYTAAWWALIALAILAVGWAIAALNPVVASPDTYSLPMRRLTGFLASALDASLIPVLAYLVGLFAWVLNR; the protein is encoded by the coding sequence ATGTCCGACACCATCACACCGGGCGTGACCGCCCCCTCCGGATCGTCGGTGATGCCGATCGTCCGCGTCGCGGTGCTTGCCACCGGCGAGAGCGGCGGCCGCATCACCGATATGGCCCTGCCGACCGAGCTGCCGCTGCGCGAGATCCTGCCCGCGGTGCGTCGCATGGCGCACCAGGCCGAGGTCAACGACGACGACAGCGGCACGCCCGTCGTGCTGTCGCTGGCGCCGGTCGGCGGTGCGTCGTTCAGCCTCGACGCCACCCTGGACACCGTGGGCGTCGTCGACGGTGATCTGCTCGCACTGCAGCCCGTGCCCGTCGGAACCCCCGCGCCGCGCATCGTCGAGGACATCGCCGACGCCGCGGTGATCTTCTCCGCGGCGCGCGAGAGGCCATGGGGTGCTGCGCACATCGAGCGGGCCGCTGCCATCGCGGTGATCGGTGTGATCCTGCTGGCCACGGCCGTGGCCAGCGTGCATCGGGTTGTCACCGGTGAGTACGCCGGCCTGTTCACTGTCAGCGGTCTCGCCGCATTGACGGTGCTGGGTGCGCTCGTGACCCGCTCTCGTTCACCGCGCCTCGCGACGGCGCTGTCGGTGAGCGCCCTCGTGCCGGTTGCGGCGGCCTTCGCGCTCGCCGTGCCGGGAGAGTTCGGGGCTGCGCAGATCCTGCTCGCAGCCGCGGGCGTCACGGCGTGGTCCATCATCAGCATCACCATCGGGGAGCGGGCGATCGCGCTGTTCACCGCCGTCGTCGCCGTTGGTGGGGCCGCGGTCCTGACCGCGGGCGCTGCCGCCATCTGGGGCCTGAACTCCGTGGCGATCGCCGCGATCCTGATCGTGCTGGCCCTGATCGTCACCGTGCAGGCCGCCTCGCTGTCCGCGCTGTGGGCCCGCTTCCCGGCACCCGTCCTTCCCGCACCGGGTGACCCCGCGCCGTCGGCCCCCTCGCAGCGGCTTCTCGAGGACCTGCCGCGACGCGTCCGCGTCAGCGACTCACACCAGACCGGATTCATCGCCGCTGGCGTCCTGCTGTCCGTGGCCGGTTCGCTGACACTGGTCGTCCCCCAGGGTGTTTCGCCGTGGGCGTGGTACGTGCTCGGCGCCGCCGCGCTCGGTACCGCACTGCGGGCCAGGGTGTGGGACTCCGCCCCGTGCAAGGCGTGGCTGCTCAGCCAGCCCTACCTGGTCACCGTGGGACTGGTCGTGGTGTTCCTGCTCGACGAGCGCTACACGGCCGCGTGGTGGGCATTGATCGCGCTGGCGATCCTGGCCGTGGGGTGGGCGATCGCCGCGCTGAATCCGGTCGTCGCGTCGCCGGACACCTACTCGCTGCCGATGCGACGGCTCACCGGCTTCCTGGCCTCGGCTCTGGACGCCTCGCTGATCCCCGTCCTGGCCTACCTCGTCGGTCTGTTCGCCTGGGTGCTGAATCGGTGA
- a CDS encoding ESX secretion-associated protein EspG, giving the protein MGVNAVELTVEQAWFIAESVGAGSFPWVLAITPPYADPSERAVFEADRRAELSELGVLVGDGVIPPVARWVTTACRARRWLELRFVSARGDVLRGLVARRDGRTVVALRNGQLVTFTELDVDHPEALVPVLTAGLSGRSPAQFDQFTIPVRIGAKADAQLRDGAALADVVEFLGIPPGARHVVEAAYAPDRTYVEIVAGDHRDGHRVSTDVGVSVVDTSAGRVVVSPTKAFDGEWVSTFASGTPLAIAAAVERLTATLPDGEWFPEAHLIRDFDQRTEDQQCPTPSHRA; this is encoded by the coding sequence GTGGGCGTTAACGCGGTCGAGCTGACCGTCGAGCAGGCCTGGTTCATCGCGGAATCGGTTGGTGCCGGGAGCTTTCCGTGGGTGCTTGCCATCACGCCGCCGTATGCCGACCCGTCCGAGCGCGCAGTGTTCGAAGCGGATCGCCGTGCCGAGCTGAGCGAGCTGGGTGTGCTGGTCGGCGACGGCGTCATCCCGCCGGTCGCCCGGTGGGTCACGACGGCATGCCGTGCGCGGCGCTGGCTCGAGCTGCGATTTGTGTCCGCGCGCGGAGACGTGCTGCGCGGCTTGGTCGCTCGGCGTGACGGCCGCACGGTGGTGGCGCTGCGCAACGGTCAGCTGGTGACGTTCACCGAACTCGACGTCGACCACCCCGAGGCACTGGTGCCGGTCCTGACCGCCGGCCTGTCCGGACGTTCGCCGGCCCAGTTCGACCAGTTCACCATCCCGGTCCGGATCGGTGCCAAGGCGGACGCGCAGTTGCGCGACGGCGCCGCGCTGGCCGACGTCGTCGAGTTCCTGGGCATCCCGCCCGGGGCACGGCACGTGGTGGAGGCGGCGTATGCGCCCGACCGGACCTACGTGGAGATCGTGGCCGGTGACCACCGCGACGGTCATCGGGTCAGCACCGACGTCGGCGTCAGCGTCGTCGACACCTCCGCGGGGCGCGTAGTCGTGAGCCCCACAAAGGCATTCGACGGCGAATGGGTGTCGACATTCGCGTCGGGCACCCCGCTGGCCATCGCCGCCGCCGTCGAGCGACTCACCGCGACGCTGCCGGACGGGGAGTGGTTCCCCGAGGCCCACCTCATTAGAGACTTCGACCAGAGAACGGAAGATCAGCAATGTCCGACACCATCACACCGGGCGTGA
- a CDS encoding WXG100 family type VII secretion target, with amino-acid sequence MSQIMYNYPAMMALSAEMNSYSGALHAVGADVASEQAALSAGWQGDTGMSYQAWQAQWNTSLEELVRAYRAMASTHEMNTMSMSARDAAQGAKWVGA; translated from the coding sequence ATGTCTCAGATCATGTACAACTACCCGGCGATGATGGCACTGTCCGCCGAGATGAACTCCTACTCGGGTGCGCTGCACGCTGTGGGAGCCGATGTCGCGAGCGAGCAGGCGGCACTGTCCGCGGGCTGGCAGGGTGACACCGGGATGTCCTACCAGGCATGGCAGGCCCAGTGGAACACCTCGCTCGAGGAACTGGTCCGTGCCTACCGGGCGATGGCCAGCACCCACGAGATGAACACCATGTCGATGAGCGCACGTGACGCGGCCCAGGGCGCCAAGTGGGTCGGCGCCTGA
- a CDS encoding type VII secretion protein EsxS has translation MSLLDAHIPQLIASEGAFAAKAGLMRSTIAQAEQAAQASQAFHMGESAAAFQAAHARFIEVSARVNALLDVAQANIGDAASTYVAEDAAASSSYTAI, from the coding sequence ATGAGCCTCCTTGATGCTCACATCCCCCAACTCATCGCCTCGGAGGGCGCGTTCGCCGCGAAGGCCGGTCTGATGCGCAGCACCATCGCCCAGGCCGAGCAGGCGGCCCAGGCGTCGCAGGCCTTCCACATGGGTGAGTCGGCAGCCGCGTTCCAGGCCGCGCACGCACGCTTCATCGAGGTGTCGGCACGCGTGAACGCGCTGCTCGACGTCGCGCAGGCCAACATTGGTGACGCCGCCTCCACCTACGTCGCCGAGGATGCCGCCGCGTCCAGCAGCTACACCGCCATCTGA